The Ipomoea triloba cultivar NCNSP0323 chromosome 13, ASM357664v1 genomic interval ATTAAGAAGGGATTGAGAAAAACTCACATAGCGTGAAGTGGGAAGGGGACCGGTAAATTCGAAATGGCTGAAAATTGGGAAGAGGAAACGGGTTGAGGGTTTAGATGGTTAGGGAAAGGGGAGAAAAGAGGGCAGGAAGGCGAGTGATGGCTCGGCGGCTTTAACAATAAGCTGTGAAGTGGGCAATTGGGTACAATGTGAAGATGCTGGTGGTGATGGCGGGGGCAgaggtggtggcggtggtggttgTGCGGGGAAAGCTCGTGAGGATGAGGAGGAGGCGGCGGCAGCAGCCCTAAATCGCCGGAAGAATCCATTAGGGTAGCCTGCAAATGAGTGTGTTTGACCATGGAAAACAATTAGACGGACACCACTTATAGTAGTCTAGTAGAAGAAGGACGGGCTCAAGGTCGAACTAATTCTGAATCAACTCGAAAAAAAGTACATTTAGATTTTATTATGTTTGGGTCGGGCTTAATTTAAACTTAAATCGACTTATAAAGGGTCGGTTCAAATcctatgaaaaaataatttggaGCCCAATTTGAAATCGACACAAGTCCAAACTCAAACACGGTCCAAATTCCTAATCAGTCTAGGTACGACCTAAGCCCGAGTCTAGGCCTAGGCAAAATGTAgccaattgttatgccgtggacccgggtgcaccttgcaaggtgcacccggGTCCTTAAACGGCGCCGTTTAATGGAGGGGTGTAACGGTGCTGTTAGTGGCACCGTTACACCCAgccaatcaatttttttttttttttgtaaatatataagcCAAATAAGTCTTCTCAAGCAAGTTACTGCCCTGCGCTTCGCCGTTTTCCGATTTCAACGCCGATTCCCTTCCTCCGCAAAGAGCATTTCGCCGTTTTCCGACATACTCTCATCGCCGACGATCACTACAGCACTCGTTCCCGAAAATTTTTGCATACTATCAGCAGTCTTCAGCAGTCTTCACACTAAGCAACAGGTATTTcttcacattttttatattttgggattttagttcaaaaattttacgtTTTATTCAATGTGAATGTGaggttttcaaaatgtgaatatggagaatatgaagcgtgaaaatggagttttgaatgtctaaatgcataacattgataaatataattacaaaacatattgcccttgaaaatgtgttttgagTGTGAATCTAGTGTtacgaatgtgtgaatgtaaagagATAGTAATAGGattactgaacaattatcactgaaatgtatgaatgtgttgttttcaaactgtgaatatagagcattgcttctgtgaatgtagtgatttgagtgtgtgaatgcataccagtgttgatataagtactaaacatattgccccttaatgtgtgaatctagagttttcaaaatgtgaatacacagtatatggtatgtgaatctactgtattgaatgtgtgaatgtagagaagatagtaatcctattactgaacaattatcactgGAATGTATGAATctgttgttttctaactgtgaatatctagtatagcttatgtgaatatatagttttcaatgTATGAATC includes:
- the LOC116002715 gene encoding forkhead box protein B2-like, encoding MVKHTHLQATLMDSSGDLGLLPPPPPHPHELSPHNHHRHHLCPRHHHQHLHIVPNCPLHSLLLKPPSHHSPSCPLFSPFPNHLNPQPVSSSQFSAISNLPVPFPLHAMMMQEENLEEEPDEEEEPIFVLTDEWRDFFAKSEAKRREAKKQAKKHKN